The sequence TTACCATCTATAGTGGTTATTGCCATTCCTGCAGGAGTTAAAGTAAAAAGATTTAGAATACTTTTCTTCATATCTTTAAGGAGCATTTCTGTCTTTTTCGTTCGTTTATGTCTAAAATAATTCCCATAGTTCTTATGGGTTTACCTTGAGAATCTCTTATTAAGATTATTGCTATACGAACCCAGATAACTTGCCCATCTTTACGTATATATTGTTTTTCGATATCATATTGGGGTATTTTACCTTTTAAGAGTTTATTAAAGTTATCAGAGTCCTATTCACGGTCTCCGGATGAGTCAAATCAGAAAAAGTTTTTGTATATTAATTCATCTGGTGTATATTCAGTAATTTTGGAAAATTGATCATTTACTTAAATAAATCGTCTACTTGAAGGATCAATAATAGCAGTTCCAACTGATGCAAGTTCAAAAAATGCCCGAAATGTAGCTTCACTTTCTTCCAGCGCGTTTTTAGCTTTTTTTACGTCTTGTAATATCTGCAGCAATAACTACTCCTAATATAATCTGTCCATTTTTGTCTTTTATTGGTGTAGAACTAACGTTCAGTACTTTTTTGGTTCCATCTTCAAATGAAACTGAGATTTCTTCATTGATAACTGTTTCTCCGGTTGTTATAGAACGAGATAAAGGCCATTCTTCAGGTTTATATGGAGTGCCATCTGGATGAAATCCTTTATAAACATTATAATCTTCAATATCCTTTGAAGGTGTAAATGGTTGTTCCCATATTTTTTCGAATTGTTCATTAGTCCTTATTAACTTTCCTGAGGGGGCCTCAGCTACAGCGACAGACACGGGGATATGGTTTAAAACGGTATTTAAAAGATCCTGCTCGTATCTTAATTTTTCTTCTATTTTTTTCTGTTCTGTTACATCTCGAGTGATGCTTCCAATTATTATTCCTTTTTCTGTTCTAATTGGATAAGTTACTGATTGTGTATACCTTATTTCTCCATCAGGGCGCTTAATTCTGCGATCTAATGGCCTATTTATCCAGTCTGTATCTCCAGTTTGCAGGAATTGTAAAATTGTACCCTTTATGTAATCATATAATTCTGGAGTTTTCTCTTCATCAGGCAATAATTCATATTGAGATTCCCAGATCAGCCGACCTAATTCTTCTTCTCTTTGATGCCCTGTTATCTTTTCCATGCCTTTATTCCATTCAATAATAACTCCTTTTTCATCAATTATTGAAATTCCATCAGTTGACTGTTCAATAGTACTCCTGAACTTTTCTTCACTTTCCAATAACTCTATTTCAGCTTTTTTTTGCTCGGTTATATCTCTGACACTTTCAATAGCACCATAGAGGTTACCTTCAGTATCATAAAGAGGAGATGCTTTAACAAATACATAAGCTCCTTTTCCACCAAAGAGATTATTAACAAATACTTCTGCAAATAATGTGTTCCCTTCCCTTTTTACATAACTATATTTAGATTCTATCTCTTCTTCAGTTAAAAAAATTAGATCAATTATTATTGGCCTTTTATAACCATAAAATGGTACTGAATAAGCATAATCACCTTTACCTATCATTTCTCCTTTAGAAACGCCTGTCATTTGTTCAAGCGCGTTATTCCATGCGATTACCTGCTTATTTTTATCAATTACAAATGTAGCGTCAGGTAGAAACTCAATTATATCTGAAAGTTTCTGATTTACTGCACGTATTTCTTTTTCTGCCTTTTTTTGTTTAGTTATGTCTGTTGTCAATGTTACATACAAATCTTCTTTTGGCGCAAATGCAGTTATTGAGAAATATTTATCAAGAATGGTCGAATATGTTTCATATTTTGTTCCCCGGCCCGTAGATAATACTTCGTTAGCTACTTTAAGCTCCTCTTGTGAAGCTTCATATCCATAAATCTCTGTAATATTTTTTCCTACCAGTTCTTTTTTTAAAGATTTCCGTTGCCTGTATGCAGCAAGATTTGCATATGTTATAGTAAGATCAACTATTTTATCAGAACCATAGCGCACAGGAGTATAAACTACTACTCCTTCCTGCATATACTCAAAAAAACGATAATCTAAACCAGGTAAAGGACCATATTCTTCGGTTTTAATTTCATCTTCTTCATCATTTATGCCAGGTGTTCGATTATTCATTGAATTATTCCCCCTATTTCTCTTTTTTTGCAGGTTAAATGTGTTAAATATGAGATTTAATAGTGATATTTATATGATTTCAAGCATAAATACTCTTTAGTATTATATTATTATACTATCACTTTAAACTAATTCCTCAATTATTTTAACTCAAAAAACTATATAATAGTTATTTATCTTAGAATTATCGGCCTTAGTTCTAATTATATGTTTTTAGTTTGTATTCAAAAGTAATTTACCATTTTTTTTAATATTTTGAAACATTTTGAAGAATTATACAGAGTTTAAATGATATCATAGTTACTTAATAAATTATATATGGTTTAATTACTATTAAATGAAAAAATTTTTATTTAAATGATATTTTTTAAGATAAAAATGCTTATTAAGAATTTTAACTCTTTTTTTATACTTTATAATTAATATAATAAATATTATAAAAATATAAATGTTTTCAATTTTTTTTGATTAATATATAATGGTTTATATAAAAACTCAATAGTAATATATTTATTTAATAACTTATTAATATAATAATAAGAAGATTAAATTGAAAATTTAGTACATTTGAGCAGTAACATGCACAAAACAACTGAATATGGATAATTATCTCTTAATTATCCATATTTTAGATAAAAATACATTAAAGCAGTATAAAAAGGTACAAAGATAAAAATCTTCTTATTTAAAAACATGAAATAGGTGAGAAGTTTTGAAAAGCACTAAAACGCTAAAAAAGGAGCAAATATTTGCACTTGTAGCAATTGGACTGCTTGCAATAGTCGTTTCCATATCAACAGCCAGTGCTGCATCACAAGTCTATGTAAATACGACTGGTAGTGATACTGATGGAGATGGTAGTGCAAATCTGCCATATCTCACAATAGGTTACGGAGTACAACAGGTAGACAACGGGGGAACAGTATTTATAGCATCTGGAACCTATACTGGAGATGGGAATAAAAATATAGTTATTGAAAAGAACATTGATATGAGAGGGGCAGGTCAGGAAGATACCATAATTGATGCGGAAGGCTCAAGCAGAGTTTTCACTGTTAAAGAGGGATATTTACTTGATATCAAAGATTTAACAATTAAAAATGGAAATGCTGTAGGAGTAGCTCCTGTTGAGGAGTCAGGTGGGGCTATTCAAAATGAAGGTTTGTTGATTGTTGAAAACGTTAAATTTACAGGAAATCAAGCAGATTCTGGCGGTGCTATCTCCAATGGAGGTACTACAACAGTTAAAAGCAGTACCTTCACCAGTAACACAGCAAGTTATTGGGGAGGAGCTATAACAAATAGCGGTATATTAACTGTAACCGGTAGTATCTTCACAACTAATTCCGCATCTGAAGGAGGAGCTATTTTCAATCTTGTAAATGCAACCATTACAGGCAATACTTTTGAAGGTAATACTGTAACAAGTAGAGGTGCAGCTATATTCACCTGGGATTTATTTGCGAATGATACTCTTATTGCAAATAACAACCGTTTTATAGGAAACAGTCCAGATGATCTAGTTTCAG comes from Methanobacterium sp. and encodes:
- a CDS encoding PAS domain-containing protein, yielding MLLKDMKKSILNLFTLTPAGMAITTIDGKIIEANSAYANITGY
- a CDS encoding PAS domain S-box protein codes for the protein MNNRTPGINDEEDEIKTEEYGPLPGLDYRFFEYMQEGVVVYTPVRYGSDKIVDLTITYANLAAYRQRKSLKKELVGKNITEIYGYEASQEELKVANEVLSTGRGTKYETYSTILDKYFSITAFAPKEDLYVTLTTDITKQKKAEKEIRAVNQKLSDIIEFLPDATFVIDKNKQVIAWNNALEQMTGVSKGEMIGKGDYAYSVPFYGYKRPIIIDLIFLTEEEIESKYSYVKREGNTLFAEVFVNNLFGGKGAYVFVKASPLYDTEGNLYGAIESVRDITEQKKAEIELLESEEKFRSTIEQSTDGISIIDEKGVIIEWNKGMEKITGHQREEELGRLIWESQYELLPDEEKTPELYDYIKGTILQFLQTGDTDWINRPLDRRIKRPDGEIRYTQSVTYPIRTEKGIIIGSITRDVTEQKKIEEKLRYEQDLLNTVLNHIPVSVAVAEAPSGKLIRTNEQFEKIWEQPFTPSKDIEDYNVYKGFHPDGTPYKPEEWPLSRSITTGETVINEEISVSFEDGTKKVLNVSSTPIKDKNGQIILGVVIAADITRRKKS
- a CDS encoding chitobiase/beta-hexosaminidase C-terminal domain-containing protein; this encodes MKSTKTLKKEQIFALVAIGLLAIVVSISTASAASQVYVNTTGSDTDGDGSANLPYLTIGYGVQQVDNGGTVFIASGTYTGDGNKNIVIEKNIDMRGAGQEDTIIDAEGSSRVFTVKEGYLLDIKDLTIKNGNAVGVAPVEESGGAIQNEGLLIVENVKFTGNQADSGGAISNGGTTTVKSSTFTSNTASYWGGAITNSGILTVTGSIFTTNSASEGGAIFNLVNATITGNTFEGNTVTSRGAAIFTWDLFANDTLIANNNRFIGNSPDDLVSEDVSTTYSSTIDLKNNWWGSATGPAAGQVVGTTNYTPWLTSDPNGTTPPADTTAPKVTATPAGGSYYSPQNIALAADEIATIYYTIDGSDPTKSSTLYSGPIGISTSKTLKFTAWDSAGNQALISTLKYNIYKKVSYSYIVKVPYKKFWYKSWYKLKYKKWYKKYGKWRYKWRYKWKKGWKYKWLYTNQVRWGTKNVLT